The following are from one region of the Hydrogenophaga sp. BPS33 genome:
- a CDS encoding circularly permuted type 2 ATP-grasp protein, translating to MTPDSHDSLFDTLRPGTPGEWALSLSVPADAGHFDELRAGGTAASPALAPHWASFFEHIGNDGFADLNRRAENLQRQIRDNGVTYNVYADASKGLQRPWALDLFPMIVGQQDWAQIESGVLQRTRLLNAVMADLYGERRLLKQSLLPPALVQGHPGYLRSMQGTRPMGDTWLHIVGFDLARGPDGRWWVVGQRTQTPSGLGYLLENRIAISRQFPKAFSGMRVQRLSASYQALMDGIKRMSPAGEHTRIALLTPGPYNETYFEHAYLARYLGLTLVEGNDLTVRDQRLFLKTLHGLEPVHALIKRLDDEWLDPLELRSDSRLGVPGLLQALRAGNLLLLNAPGSAPLESNALLGFLPAISRHLLGEELSLPSLATWWCGEDAALREVLPLLKESVIKSTYPSTEMDAVMGQALSPRALDEWAGRMLRHPDEHTVQSWLPLSQTPTWSNERLLPRSAMLRVFAMADGPQSWRVLPGGLVRLAPRGQLIAAMQRGGSSADCWVMTDDPVDHTSLLISGLGTPAQAPQKRAVTSRAAENLFWLGRYTERAENSVRLAHIALSHLGGEEPASRALLEWLTHTARENSLVLPRVPDATQSARVFARSLIAALSPAQGDPMAAQSFSVGFNLRALKSAAAQVRARLSQEHWSLIERTEARFARDCAALSTDAEYATAEAIVALQHASEQLAAITGSQTDRMVRDDGWRLLSMGRHIERLTTLSRALALALEDGCVHDAAGFEAVVALFDSTITFHAQYQQRRDMVALIELLVLDRDNPRSLTWVVDTLRSRLKRLSQSAAPQDALLVRHLPDPSTWRLADLSNWQCDPDGQRRWSDLAQLLDACEVAARTVSDELSRLHFSHADQSNQSLGA from the coding sequence GTGACGCCGGATTCCCACGACTCCCTTTTTGACACCTTGCGCCCCGGCACCCCGGGGGAATGGGCACTGTCGCTCTCCGTGCCCGCCGACGCGGGCCACTTCGACGAACTGCGCGCGGGCGGCACAGCCGCATCCCCGGCGCTCGCACCGCACTGGGCCAGCTTCTTCGAACACATCGGCAACGACGGCTTCGCCGACCTGAACCGGCGCGCCGAGAACCTGCAACGCCAGATCCGCGACAACGGCGTGACCTACAACGTCTATGCCGACGCCTCCAAAGGCTTGCAACGCCCCTGGGCCCTGGACCTGTTCCCCATGATCGTCGGCCAGCAGGACTGGGCACAAATCGAAAGCGGTGTGCTACAGCGCACACGCCTGCTCAATGCGGTGATGGCCGACCTCTACGGCGAACGCCGGTTGCTCAAGCAGTCGCTGCTGCCGCCCGCCCTGGTGCAAGGCCACCCGGGCTACCTGCGCTCCATGCAGGGCACGCGCCCCATGGGAGACACCTGGCTGCACATCGTGGGCTTCGACCTCGCCCGCGGCCCCGACGGCCGCTGGTGGGTGGTGGGCCAGCGCACGCAGACACCGTCGGGCCTGGGCTACCTGCTGGAAAACCGCATCGCGATCTCGCGCCAGTTCCCCAAGGCCTTCTCGGGCATGCGGGTCCAGCGCCTCTCGGCCAGCTACCAGGCGCTCATGGACGGCATCAAGCGCATGTCGCCCGCGGGCGAGCACACGCGCATCGCACTGCTCACGCCCGGGCCCTACAACGAAACCTATTTCGAACACGCCTACCTGGCGCGCTACCTCGGCCTCACCCTGGTGGAAGGCAACGACCTCACCGTGCGCGACCAACGCCTGTTCCTCAAGACGCTGCACGGTCTGGAGCCGGTGCACGCGCTGATCAAGCGGCTCGATGACGAATGGCTCGACCCGCTGGAACTGCGCTCGGACTCGCGCCTGGGCGTGCCCGGCCTCTTGCAGGCACTGCGCGCGGGCAACCTGCTGCTGCTCAACGCGCCCGGCTCCGCGCCGCTGGAATCGAACGCGCTGCTGGGCTTCCTGCCTGCCATCAGCCGCCACTTGCTGGGCGAGGAACTGAGCCTGCCGTCCCTCGCCACCTGGTGGTGCGGCGAGGACGCGGCGCTGCGCGAGGTGCTGCCGCTGCTCAAGGAAAGCGTGATCAAGTCCACCTACCCGAGCACGGAGATGGACGCGGTCATGGGCCAGGCCCTGAGCCCGCGCGCGCTCGACGAATGGGCTGGCCGCATGCTGCGCCACCCCGACGAGCACACCGTGCAATCGTGGTTGCCCTTGTCCCAGACGCCCACCTGGTCCAACGAACGGCTGCTGCCGCGTTCGGCCATGCTGCGCGTGTTCGCCATGGCCGACGGGCCCCAGTCCTGGCGCGTGCTGCCCGGTGGTCTGGTGCGTCTGGCGCCGCGGGGGCAACTCATCGCCGCCATGCAGCGCGGTGGCAGCAGCGCCGACTGCTGGGTCATGACCGATGACCCGGTGGACCACACCAGCCTGCTGATTTCCGGACTGGGCACGCCGGCGCAGGCGCCGCAGAAAAGGGCCGTGACCAGCCGCGCCGCCGAGAACCTGTTCTGGCTCGGCCGCTATACCGAACGCGCCGAGAACAGCGTGCGCCTGGCCCACATCGCGCTCAGCCACCTGGGCGGCGAAGAGCCCGCGTCCCGCGCACTGCTGGAATGGCTCACGCACACCGCGCGCGAGAACTCGCTCGTGCTGCCGCGCGTGCCCGACGCCACGCAATCGGCCCGCGTGTTCGCCCGCAGCCTCATCGCCGCGCTTTCGCCCGCGCAGGGCGACCCGATGGCCGCGCAATCCTTCAGCGTGGGCTTTAACCTGCGCGCGCTCAAATCGGCCGCGGCCCAGGTGCGCGCGCGCCTGTCGCAGGAGCACTGGAGCTTGATCGAGCGCACCGAGGCACGCTTCGCGCGCGACTGCGCGGCGCTCTCGACCGACGCCGAATACGCCACCGCCGAGGCCATCGTGGCATTGCAGCACGCCAGCGAACAGCTCGCGGCCATCACCGGCTCGCAGACCGACCGCATGGTGCGCGACGACGGCTGGCGCCTGCTCTCCATGGGCCGCCACATCGAGCGCCTCACCACCCTGTCGCGCGCGCTCGCGCTGGCGCTCGAAGACGGCTGCGTGCACGACGCGGCGGGTTTCGAAGCGGTGGTCGCGCTGTTCGACAGCACCATCACCTTCCACGCGCAGTATCAGCAGCGGCGCGACATGGTGGCCCTGATCGAACTGCTGGTGCTGGACCGCGACAACCCGCGCTCGCTCACCTGGGTGGTCGACACACTGCGCTCGCGCCTGAAGCGGCTGTCGCAAAGCGCCGCCCCACAAGACGCGCTGCTGGTGCGCCACCTGCCCGACCCTTCCACCTGGAGGCTGGCCGACCTGAGCAACTGGCAGTGCGACCCCGATGGACAACGCCGCTGGAGCGACCTGGCCCAACTGCTCGACGCTTGCGAAGTGGCCGCGAGAACCGTGTCCGACGAGCTCTCGCGCCTGCATTTCAGCCACGCCGACCAGAGCAACCAGAGCCTCGGGGCCTGA
- a CDS encoding transglutaminase family protein produces MHLRILHRTRYRYHGNIDMAQHMVHLQPANTPSQRVLAHELRIDPEPAARSETTDVFGNERTFFSLQSSHNMLTVEADSLVDTQAPRPLPESPPWRGQTWERVREHFRYRAQAPFDPASEFLFASPYVPRDDAFAAFARPAFKAGRPMLEAARALMERIHTELTYESDSTEVNTPALDALAQGKGVCQDFAHIMLGCLRSLGLPARYVSGYLLTRPPPGKPRLIGADASHAWVSVYVPLPDDATQGGSSGAWFDFDPTNNRCGWGSPGEDYVSLATGRDFSDVSPMRGVIQSGARHTLAVAVTVAPPQEFHAIGGTEGTPSIE; encoded by the coding sequence ATGCACCTGCGCATCCTGCACCGCACCCGCTACCGCTACCACGGCAACATCGACATGGCGCAACACATGGTGCACCTGCAACCGGCGAACACGCCCTCGCAGCGCGTGTTGGCGCACGAACTGCGCATCGACCCCGAACCCGCCGCGCGCAGCGAGACCACCGACGTCTTCGGCAACGAACGCACTTTTTTCTCGCTGCAGTCCAGCCACAACATGCTGACGGTGGAAGCCGACAGCCTGGTCGACACGCAAGCTCCCAGGCCCCTGCCCGAGAGCCCGCCGTGGCGCGGCCAGACCTGGGAACGCGTGCGCGAGCATTTCCGCTACCGCGCCCAGGCGCCGTTCGATCCGGCCAGCGAGTTCCTCTTCGCCTCACCCTATGTGCCACGCGACGACGCCTTCGCGGCCTTCGCGCGTCCCGCGTTCAAAGCCGGGCGGCCCATGCTGGAAGCTGCGCGCGCGCTGATGGAGCGCATCCACACCGAGCTCACCTACGAGAGCGACAGCACCGAGGTGAACACGCCCGCGCTCGACGCGCTCGCGCAGGGCAAAGGCGTGTGCCAGGACTTCGCCCACATCATGCTGGGCTGCCTGCGTTCGCTTGGCCTGCCTGCGCGCTACGTGAGCGGCTACTTGTTGACTCGCCCACCACCGGGCAAGCCGCGCCTGATCGGCGCCGACGCATCACATGCGTGGGTATCGGTGTATGTGCCATTGCCCGACGATGCCACCCAAGGCGGCTCCAGCGGCGCGTGGTTCGACTTCGACCCGACCAACAACCGCTGCGGCTGGGGCAGCCCGGGCGAGGACTACGTAAGCCTCGCCACGGGCCGCGACTTCTCCGATGTCTCACCGATGCGCGGCGTGATCCAGAGCGGCGCGCGGCACACGCTGGCCGTGGCAGTGACGGTGGCGCCGCCGCAGGAGTTCCACGCGATCGGGGGGACCGAGGGCACCCCATCGATAGAATGA
- a CDS encoding DNA glycosylase AlkZ-like family protein, giving the protein MARSPTLNELRRYAIARSLFKPVTLPAAIRRLGFVQADPMRAPARAQDLILLQRVNGYRAGDLERRYERLGIEEDIFVNYGFVPRGMLASLHPRTPRRPWDAATEQQAREVLAYVQERGTVHPREVGEAFAHHGRIPGYWGGELNASTRLLERMHQYGWLRVRRREAGTRVYEAMAHAEQDESPSARRARAEALVDAIVALYAPIPAPSLGYLVTLLRYGAAHLSGETRAVVKGARERYGHAVVDGTTWFWPADENPASRRHQPGEGVRLLAPFDPVVWDRRRFEMLWGWAYRFEAYVPAAKRTMGHYALPVLWGEAMVGWANLRLERGQLRHELGFVASRPRDVGFRRALDEELARFEIFLSREAAA; this is encoded by the coding sequence ATGGCTCGGTCTCCCACGCTGAACGAACTGCGCCGCTACGCGATCGCGCGCAGCCTGTTCAAGCCGGTCACGTTGCCGGCCGCGATCCGCCGGCTCGGCTTCGTGCAGGCCGACCCGATGCGCGCGCCGGCCCGTGCGCAAGACCTCATCCTCTTGCAGCGCGTGAACGGCTACCGGGCCGGCGACCTGGAGCGCCGCTATGAGCGCCTGGGGATCGAAGAAGACATCTTCGTCAACTACGGTTTCGTGCCGCGCGGCATGCTGGCCTCGCTGCACCCGCGCACGCCGCGCCGACCCTGGGACGCGGCCACGGAGCAGCAGGCCCGCGAGGTATTGGCCTATGTGCAGGAGCGGGGCACGGTGCACCCGCGCGAGGTCGGCGAAGCCTTTGCGCACCATGGGCGCATCCCGGGGTACTGGGGCGGCGAGCTCAACGCCAGTACCCGCCTGCTGGAACGCATGCACCAGTATGGTTGGTTGCGCGTGCGCCGCCGAGAGGCGGGCACCCGCGTGTACGAAGCCATGGCGCACGCCGAACAGGACGAGAGTCCATCGGCGCGGCGCGCGCGCGCCGAGGCCCTGGTCGACGCCATCGTGGCGCTGTACGCGCCGATCCCCGCACCCAGCCTGGGTTACCTGGTCACCTTGCTGCGCTACGGTGCGGCCCACCTGTCCGGCGAAACCCGTGCGGTCGTGAAGGGCGCTCGCGAGCGCTATGGCCATGCGGTGGTCGACGGCACCACCTGGTTCTGGCCGGCGGATGAAAACCCGGCCTCGCGCCGCCACCAGCCGGGCGAGGGCGTGCGCCTGCTCGCCCCATTCGATCCCGTGGTGTGGGACCGGCGGCGGTTCGAAATGCTGTGGGGCTGGGCGTACCGCTTCGAGGCCTATGTGCCTGCCGCCAAGCGCACCATGGGGCACTATGCCTTGCCGGTGCTGTGGGGCGAAGCGATGGTGGGCTGGGCCAACCTGCGGCTGGAGCGCGGGCAGTTGCGCCACGAACTGGGGTTCGTGGCATCGCGCCCGCGCGATGTTGGTTTTCGCCGCGCGCTGGACGAGGAGTTGGCGCGCTTTGAGATTTTCTTGTCCCGAGAGGCCGCCGCCTGA
- a CDS encoding RidA family protein has translation MSVYTKLSELGIALPPVSVPAAAYVPFVQTGNLIFLSGHIARKDGKPWVGQLGLTMTTDEAKPAARAVAIDLLGTLNAACQAAGKDLDSVKRIVKVLSLVNSTATYTEQHLVTNGCSELIGEVFGSVVGAHARSAFGVAQLPMGACVEIELIAELE, from the coding sequence ATGAGCGTGTATACCAAGCTGAGCGAACTCGGCATTGCCCTGCCCCCCGTCTCCGTTCCCGCGGCGGCCTACGTGCCCTTCGTGCAGACCGGCAACCTGATCTTTCTGAGCGGGCACATCGCGCGCAAAGACGGCAAGCCCTGGGTCGGCCAACTCGGCCTGACCATGACCACCGACGAAGCCAAGCCCGCCGCACGTGCCGTGGCCATCGACCTGCTCGGCACCCTGAACGCCGCCTGCCAGGCTGCAGGAAAAGACCTCGACAGCGTCAAACGCATCGTGAAGGTGCTCAGCCTGGTCAACTCGACCGCCACCTACACCGAACAGCACTTGGTCACCAATGGCTGCAGCGAACTCATCGGCGAAGTCTTTGGTTCGGTGGTTGGCGCACACGCACGCAGCGCGTTCGGTGTGGCGCAACTGCCCATGGGCGCGTGCGTCGAAATCGAGTTGATCGCAGAACTCGAATAA